The Cellvibrio polysaccharolyticus genomic interval CTCACGGTTGGTGCTTACGAAGGTCGCATTGGCGCCAACCCCGAAGCCCGTTTCGCCAATAGCATGTTGAATGGCAATTTCCGTACCACGCACCTTCGCCGTTGGGCCGTTAACATCAGAACTGATTTTGAACACGCCTACATCGGCGGTGGTGGTATTCGGATTCTCAAACGAACCCCCGTTGGAACTCGGATCAGTGACATTGTTGATGGTTCCTTCACGCACACCACCCACAATAAAGTCATTAATGAATTTTTCAAAATAACCCACTGACACGTAACTCAGTTCCGAGTAATACCATTCCAGCCCGAGATCAATATTATCAGCGGAGAAAGGTTTCAAACCGGGGTTACCCGCATTGGCGTTGAGCTCGCCGCCTGGCCGTGTAATACCCAGCGTACGGGTTGACCTCAGCGAAGCAATGTTCGGACGGGTAATGGTTCTTCCTGCGGCAAAACGGCCAACCAGATCGTCAGTGATATTCAGTCTTACTGCCAGGTTGGGCAGTAAAACATCATAACTTTGCTTCTCTGTATATTGGGTCATACCGCCAGCAGCATAAATTGCTTTCAATGAAGTGGGGTCAGCATATTCAAAGCCGGTAAGCACCTGTTCAGAACCTGTTGAGGTGATATCGGTGCTCTCCAAACGAACACCCGACTGAATATGAACAGGCATATTGAAAAACTCGGTGTCCACATCCAACTGAATGTAGGAAGCGAGTGTTTCTTCTTCAACCAGATAACTGTTTGGTGACCACTCGGTGGGGATTTGCGAATAGCCATCCCCCATCGCCGGCCAGATATAGGCAAACACATCACTCGGGTCGAAGTAAACCCACTCGCTCGGAAGGCCTTGCCGGCCACTGAATTGATCCAGGAAGCCACTACCGATCGTCGTACGTCGGGTCAGCGCGTCGGCACCAATAACCGGGAAGCCGTACATACCGGCAAAATCTTCTACCACGTTTGCCGGCTCGTGCGCGTTGTATTTCAGGCGATTGTTTTTGCTTTGATCGGTGTACATCAAGCCTGCCCGGAAAACGATATTATCTTCCGACCAGTTACCCTCGATTTTGAACTGGTTAAGTTCATCTTCGGTATTACCGCTTTGAATATCGTTGCGGTGCGCGCGTAGTAAATCGGTAGCTATCTGTCCATCAGGCCCGGTGCCGGTCATTGAACCGTTCGGGTCAAGGCCATTGGCAGCAGCCCAGGCATAACAATTGGCAAAACCGGCATCAGTCCAGCCGGTATTGGTTGCCGGAGCACAATTGGGCGCCTGTACTCTGCCCGGGTTGGCATTGTAAATATCTTGCACCGTTGGTAACTCGGCACCATCCATAATACGGAAGCGCTGCTGGTTACGATAACCGACAATGGCCTGATATTGATTAAACTCGCCGCCCGGGTTTTGCTCGGATTTGGCGAAGTTTGCATCGAAAGTCATGCTGAATTTGTCGGTCACTTCCCATTCAACATTGATACCGAACGAATTGTTTTCGGAAACGGTTTCATTCCAGTTCTGAATGTTATCAAACGTCCCTTCTTCGAACATATCAATGGCGGTTCCGTTTTCATTGATAAGGACATTTTGTACACCGCCGGAGTTAAACCATACCCCGAATTGGGAGCTTTTATGCTCGTTATGCAACTCGGAATAAAGATAATCCGCAGTCACCGTCAAACTGTCTGACGGGGCGTATTGAAAAACCAGATTGGCGTTAGTACGGGTACGCTCGGACTCTTGCAGCGAAATGTTGTAATTTTGCGGCATAAAAGTATTGGGCGTTTTATTGGTTTCAGGGTTGAGCAAACGATTGCCGAAATTCGGATTCACCACCCAACCATCTACCGCCACACGCTCCTGCTCGTATTTACGCTGCTGGTGCGATGCGGCAAAAAGAACACCGAATGTGCCATCTGCAAACGTATTACTGATCAGCCCTGAAACTTCCGGTGTCACCGATCCTTCATCAATATCCGAAACACCTTTTACACTGCCCGCGACACGGAAGGCACCAATATCCAATGGCCTTGCAGTATTGATATTAATGGTGGAACCGATACCACCGGAGGGGTTCACCGCGCTGGAGGTTTTTTGTACTTCAACACCACTGACCAATTCGGCAGCCAGATCGTTAAAGTTAAAGCTACGCCCGGCACCACTACTGGGCATTTGTCGCCCGTTAGTCGTTACCATATTGAAGTTGGGACCAAAGCCCCGCACGGATACCGAGTTGCCTTCACCCGCGTTACGGTCAATGGAAACACCGGAAATACGTTGCAGAGATTCCGCCAGGTTGGCATCGGGGAACTTACCGATGTCTTCTGCCGAAATAGCTTCTACTACGCCACCCGCTTCACGCTTGATATCCATCGCTCTTTCAAGCGATGCGCGAATACCCGAAACATACACCTCTTCTACGACCGAACCACTCTCCTGCGCCACCACCGTTA includes:
- a CDS encoding TonB-dependent receptor, translated to MFNKNKLSHAILVAVASSSLSVTVVAQESGSVVEEVYVSGIRASLERAMDIKREAGGVVEAISAEDIGKFPDANLAESLQRISGVSIDRNAGEGNSVSVRGFGPNFNMVTTNGRQMPSSGAGRSFNFNDLAAELVSGVEVQKTSSAVNPSGGIGSTININTARPLDIGAFRVAGSVKGVSDIDEGSVTPEVSGLISNTFADGTFGVLFAASHQQRKYEQERVAVDGWVVNPNFGNRLLNPETNKTPNTFMPQNYNISLQESERTRTNANLVFQYAPSDSLTVTADYLYSELHNEHKSSQFGVWFNSGGVQNVLINENGTAIDMFEEGTFDNIQNWNETVSENNSFGINVEWEVTDKFSMTFDANFAKSEQNPGGEFNQYQAIVGYRNQQRFRIMDGAELPTVQDIYNANPGRVQAPNCAPATNTGWTDAGFANCYAWAAANGLDPNGSMTGTGPDGQIATDLLRAHRNDIQSGNTEDELNQFKIEGNWSEDNIVFRAGLMYTDQSKNNRLKYNAHEPANVVEDFAGMYGFPVIGADALTRRTTIGSGFLDQFSGRQGLPSEWVYFDPSDVFAYIWPAMGDGYSQIPTEWSPNSYLVEEETLASYIQLDVDTEFFNMPVHIQSGVRLESTDITSTGSEQVLTGFEYADPTSLKAIYAAGGMTQYTEKQSYDVLLPNLAVRLNITDDLVGRFAAGRTITRPNIASLRSTRTLGITRPGGELNANAGNPGLKPFSADNIDLGLEWYYSELSYVSVGYFEKFINDFIVGGVREGTINNVTDPSSNGGSFENPNTTTADVGVFKISSDVNGPTAKVRGTEIAIQHAIGETGFGVGANATFVSTNRELDVEDVSQRFAITGLSDSANMMGYYENGPFQARITYNWRDSFLQGFSQVQGGDAVIVEDYGQWDFSMSYDITDNVTVLLEGINVTSEGYRSHGRYKEQLYEAISTGSRYAVGIRASF